Proteins encoded together in one Chitinophaga sp. LS1 window:
- the mrdA gene encoding penicillin-binding protein 2 has protein sequence MSVYNQPRKRVIQLIFLGMIVLIITRLFFLQVVEKKYSKLADANAVLRKVVYPSRGIIFDRKGRSILSNDVMYDLVVTPINVKNIDTAYMCQILNITNEEFRKRITASILKNGSRRVSVFAPLLAPDMFGKLQESMYMFQPGFELVPRQIRSYPFAAAANILGYIGEISPQMMQRPQYSDYNQGDYLGMTGLERTYEEVLMGQRGIQYLVKDNLNRPQGPYEHGEFDTAAIAGKNLRLSLDVDLQVLGEHLMRNKIGSVVAIDPQTGGILSMVSAPTYDPNLLTGSFRARNFSRLFTDTTKPLFNRAIQAGYPPGSSMKPLTALIALDEGVITPSYGFPCFGAYTYCGRPIACTHHNPGHAANLRLAIANSCNAYFVHLYRLEVDAPKWGGVKKGHQKWHDYISSFGLGHRLGVDIPSESGGKAIDTTGMNKLYRGQWNSCSELYVGMGQGQVVATPMQMANAMCIIANHGSYYIPHFVSSIDNDNTNLLAKYKEKHVVAHVSDTSYRSVIYGMEDVVEKGTGMIARIDNIIVCGKTGTAENNAIVNGKLTKLKNHSVFVAFAPRDNPKIAIAVIVENAGFGSTYAAPIASLMIEKYLNDTISIKRKPQMMKTLNDATIDPVVREKSKLDSLNGASAKMTTEQILKLYFPNN, from the coding sequence ATGTCTGTTTATAACCAACCCAGAAAACGGGTCATACAATTAATTTTCCTTGGCATGATCGTGTTGATCATAACAAGGCTTTTCTTTTTACAGGTTGTCGAGAAGAAATACTCCAAGCTGGCGGATGCGAATGCGGTACTCCGCAAAGTAGTTTACCCCAGCCGTGGTATTATCTTCGATCGCAAAGGTCGGAGTATCCTCAGCAATGATGTTATGTACGACCTGGTCGTAACACCTATCAATGTCAAAAATATTGATACGGCTTACATGTGCCAGATCCTGAATATTACTAATGAAGAATTCAGAAAACGGATCACTGCCTCCATCCTCAAGAATGGTAGCCGCCGTGTATCTGTTTTTGCTCCCCTGCTCGCTCCGGATATGTTCGGTAAGCTGCAGGAAAGCATGTATATGTTCCAGCCCGGATTTGAACTGGTGCCCAGACAGATCCGTTCTTATCCTTTTGCCGCTGCTGCAAATATCTTAGGGTATATTGGTGAAATCTCCCCTCAGATGATGCAACGCCCGCAATACAGCGACTATAACCAGGGTGACTACCTGGGTATGACCGGCCTGGAAAGAACTTACGAAGAAGTGCTGATGGGGCAACGTGGTATCCAATACCTGGTAAAGGATAACCTGAACCGTCCACAGGGTCCTTATGAACATGGGGAGTTCGATACCGCCGCTATTGCAGGTAAGAACCTCCGCCTCTCTTTAGATGTTGATCTGCAGGTACTCGGTGAGCACCTGATGCGTAATAAAATAGGTAGTGTGGTAGCAATCGATCCACAGACAGGTGGTATCCTCTCTATGGTGAGTGCACCTACCTACGACCCGAATCTGCTGACAGGTTCTTTCAGAGCACGCAACTTTAGCCGTCTCTTTACTGATACGACCAAACCACTCTTTAACCGTGCTATTCAGGCAGGTTATCCACCGGGATCCTCTATGAAACCGCTGACAGCCCTGATCGCACTGGATGAAGGTGTAATTACACCAAGTTATGGTTTCCCCTGCTTTGGTGCATATACCTATTGCGGTCGCCCGATTGCCTGTACCCACCACAACCCGGGGCACGCAGCGAACCTGCGACTGGCTATTGCCAACTCCTGTAATGCTTACTTTGTACACCTTTACAGGCTGGAAGTGGATGCGCCTAAATGGGGTGGTGTAAAAAAAGGACATCAGAAGTGGCATGATTATATCTCCTCATTCGGTCTCGGTCACAGACTGGGTGTGGATATTCCGAGCGAATCAGGTGGTAAAGCCATCGATACCACAGGTATGAATAAATTGTATCGTGGTCAGTGGAACTCCTGTTCCGAACTATATGTAGGTATGGGGCAGGGCCAGGTAGTCGCTACGCCCATGCAGATGGCGAATGCCATGTGTATCATTGCCAACCATGGTTCTTACTATATACCTCACTTTGTGAGCAGTATAGACAATGACAACACCAATTTGCTGGCTAAATACAAAGAAAAACACGTGGTAGCACACGTATCAGATACATCTTACCGTTCAGTAATCTATGGTATGGAGGATGTGGTGGAAAAAGGTACTGGTATGATTGCCCGTATCGACAACATCATTGTGTGTGGTAAAACAGGTACTGCAGAGAACAATGCTATTGTAAACGGTAAGCTCACCAAACTGAAAAACCACTCTGTGTTCGTAGCTTTTGCGCCGAGAGACAATCCTAAAATTGCGATAGCCGTAATCGTGGAAAATGCAGGCTTTGGTTCCACCTATGCTGCACCTATCGCCAGCTTAATGATTGAGAAATACCTGAATGATACCATATCAATAAAACGCAAACCACAGATGATGAAAACATTGAACGATGCGACCATCGATCCTGTG
- the mreC gene encoding rod shape-determining protein MreC, whose translation MRNLIIFLRRYFNFFLFLLLEVICLVLVFQNNDFQKTAYLNSANNISARLYERYNNVEYYFHLKATNDSLVKENARLHNMLRTSFDTVILDNIVKSDTIRQYSTDTTRKVISTAVRRYLYKAAKVVNNSVNSPINYITIHRGSADGIRPNMGVVGPSGVVGIVRSVNEHYAVIISLLSKGRNFGTSARLSHSKEMGMVRWHGSEAGYATMEDVPKGVHLVKGDTVVTSGYSAFFPENIPIGYVESTEEVDKASTSVNVRIRLATNFYNLQYVYVIDNLLQDEQKSLEDSTYKLIKQ comes from the coding sequence GTGCGTAATCTCATCATTTTCTTAAGGCGCTACTTTAATTTTTTTCTGTTCTTGCTGCTGGAAGTGATCTGTTTAGTGCTGGTCTTCCAGAACAACGATTTTCAGAAAACAGCTTACCTCAATTCCGCCAATAACATTAGCGCCAGGTTATACGAACGTTACAACAACGTAGAATACTACTTTCACCTGAAAGCGACAAATGACAGTCTGGTAAAAGAGAATGCCCGTCTGCACAATATGCTGCGCACAAGTTTTGACACTGTTATCCTCGACAATATTGTAAAATCTGATACCATTCGTCAGTATAGTACCGATACCACCCGCAAAGTGATCAGTACCGCTGTACGCCGCTACCTGTACAAAGCTGCCAAGGTAGTCAACAACTCCGTAAATAGTCCTATCAACTATATCACCATTCACCGTGGCAGTGCCGATGGCATCCGTCCTAATATGGGCGTAGTTGGCCCAAGCGGTGTAGTAGGTATCGTACGCAGTGTGAATGAACACTATGCTGTCATCATCTCCCTGCTCTCCAAAGGTCGTAACTTCGGTACCAGTGCCCGCCTGAGCCACAGTAAGGAAATGGGTATGGTACGCTGGCATGGCAGCGAAGCCGGTTATGCCACCATGGAAGACGTGCCTAAAGGTGTACACCTCGTAAAAGGTGATACCGTAGTCACCAGCGGTTACTCCGCCTTCTTCCCTGAAAATATACCGATCGGTTATGTAGAATCAACCGAAGAGGTAGACAAAGCCAGCACTTCTGTCAATGTTAGAATTCGCCTGGCCACCAACTTTTACAACCTGCAATATGTATATGTGATCGACAACCTGCTGCAGGATGAACAAAAATCTTTGGAGGATTCAACTTACAAGCTGATCAAACAATGA
- a CDS encoding rod shape-determining protein, translating to MGFFNFLTQEIAIDLGTANTLIIHNDQVVVDEPSIVAIERASGKIVAVGKKAMMMHEKTHEYLRTIRPLKDGVIADFNAAEGMLREMIKLVYPKKPLFSPSWRMVICIPSSITEVEKRAVRDSAEQAGAKEVFLIHEPMAAALGIGIDVEEPVGNMIIDIGGGTTGISVIALAGIVCDQSIRIAGDEFTADIMEALRRYHSLLIGERTAEQIKIQIGSALKELDNPPDDVAVNGRDLVTGIPKQIMVSYQEVAEALDKSIFKIEEAILKALETTPPELAADIYRRGLYLTGGGALLRGLDKRLTQKIKLPVHVADDPLRAVVRGTGIALKHVGKYPFLMQ from the coding sequence ATGGGGTTCTTTAATTTTTTAACACAGGAAATAGCGATTGACTTAGGTACAGCTAATACGCTGATCATTCACAATGACCAGGTGGTAGTGGATGAACCTTCCATTGTTGCTATAGAGCGCGCTAGCGGGAAAATTGTGGCTGTTGGTAAGAAAGCCATGATGATGCACGAGAAGACACATGAGTACCTGCGCACCATTCGTCCCCTGAAAGATGGTGTAATCGCGGACTTCAATGCAGCAGAAGGTATGCTTCGTGAAATGATCAAACTGGTGTATCCAAAGAAGCCTTTGTTCTCTCCCAGCTGGCGTATGGTAATTTGCATTCCATCCAGCATCACAGAAGTAGAAAAACGCGCCGTACGCGACTCTGCCGAGCAGGCGGGTGCTAAGGAAGTGTTCCTGATACATGAACCGATGGCCGCTGCGCTGGGTATCGGTATTGACGTAGAAGAGCCGGTAGGTAACATGATCATCGATATCGGAGGTGGTACCACCGGTATTAGCGTGATTGCCCTCGCTGGTATTGTGTGCGACCAGAGTATCCGTATCGCCGGTGACGAGTTCACTGCCGATATCATGGAAGCCCTGCGCCGCTATCATAGCCTGCTGATTGGTGAAAGAACTGCTGAGCAGATCAAGATCCAGATCGGTTCTGCACTGAAAGAACTGGACAACCCACCAGATGATGTAGCAGTAAATGGACGTGACCTCGTAACCGGTATTCCTAAACAGATCATGGTATCTTACCAGGAAGTAGCCGAAGCGTTGGACAAATCCATTTTCAAGATCGAAGAAGCCATCCTGAAAGCATTGGAAACAACTCCTCCCGAACTGGCTGCAGATATCTACCGCAGAGGATTATACCTGACCGGTGGTGGTGCATTGTTACGCGGCCTCGACAAACGCCTGACCCAGAAGATCAAATTGCCCGTTCACGTGGCAGACGATCCACTGCGCGCCGTGGTAAGAGGTACCGGTATCGCACTGAAACACGTAGGTAAGTATCCGTTCCTAATGCAATAA
- the purD gene encoding phosphoribosylamine--glycine ligase, translated as MKILLLGSGGREHALAWKMTQSTLCEQLFIAPGNAGTAQYGENVDFAVSDFDKIKAFCLKNAITLVVPGSEEPLVKGIYDFFQQDEALKHIPVMGPSAYAAQLEGSKAFAKQFMSRHNIPTAAYREFDESTYEEGVAYLRQHATPIVLKADGLAAGKGVVILEDREAAVTEFTQMIREAKFGDASKKVVVEQFLSGIELSVFVLTDGKSYQLLPSAKDYKRIGEGDTGLNTGGMGAVSPVPFADKAFMEQVVEQVIQPTVDGLAKENIVYNGFIFFGLIKVDGAPFVIEYNCRMGDPETEVVMPRLQNDLLELFQSVIDGKLSAQKIYEDSRVATTVMLVAGGYPEAYEKGKVITNIPAPTQDQLVFQAGTRASGGEILTNGGRVLTITSLASDLGIALSHSRQTAESIDFEGKYYRRDIGFEFV; from the coding sequence ATGAAGATTTTACTATTAGGAAGTGGTGGCCGGGAACACGCCCTGGCCTGGAAAATGACTCAGAGCACTTTATGTGAGCAGTTGTTCATCGCTCCCGGAAATGCGGGTACTGCCCAATATGGGGAGAATGTTGATTTCGCGGTGTCCGACTTCGATAAAATAAAGGCTTTCTGTCTTAAAAATGCCATTACCCTGGTAGTACCTGGTTCTGAAGAACCACTGGTAAAAGGGATCTACGATTTCTTCCAGCAGGACGAAGCTTTGAAACACATCCCAGTGATGGGACCTTCTGCATATGCCGCTCAACTGGAGGGCAGTAAGGCATTTGCAAAGCAGTTCATGAGCCGTCACAATATTCCAACTGCCGCCTACAGGGAGTTTGACGAGAGTACCTACGAAGAAGGGGTCGCCTATCTGCGTCAGCATGCCACCCCAATTGTACTCAAGGCCGATGGGTTGGCTGCCGGTAAGGGGGTGGTGATCCTCGAAGATCGCGAAGCTGCGGTGACTGAATTCACCCAGATGATCCGTGAGGCGAAGTTTGGTGATGCCAGCAAAAAAGTTGTTGTAGAACAATTCCTTTCTGGCATAGAATTATCTGTATTTGTGCTGACGGATGGAAAAAGCTATCAGCTGCTGCCTTCCGCAAAAGATTATAAACGTATTGGAGAGGGCGATACCGGCCTGAATACTGGTGGTATGGGTGCTGTTTCTCCTGTTCCATTTGCTGACAAAGCATTTATGGAACAGGTGGTAGAACAGGTGATCCAACCTACGGTAGACGGGTTAGCCAAAGAGAACATTGTCTACAACGGCTTTATTTTCTTTGGGTTAATCAAAGTAGATGGAGCGCCATTTGTGATAGAATACAACTGTCGCATGGGTGATCCTGAAACGGAGGTGGTAATGCCTCGCCTGCAAAATGACCTGCTGGAGCTGTTTCAGTCAGTGATAGACGGTAAGCTGTCTGCACAAAAAATTTATGAGGATAGCCGTGTGGCGACCACAGTAATGCTGGTAGCCGGAGGGTATCCGGAAGCGTATGAGAAGGGTAAGGTCATTACCAACATTCCTGCCCCAACGCAGGATCAGCTGGTATTCCAGGCAGGTACAAGGGCTTCTGGCGGTGAGATCCTCACCAATGGCGGTCGTGTACTTACCATCACTTCACTGGCTTCTGATCTGGGTATTGCGTTGTCGCATAGCCGGCAAACAGCAGAATCTATTGATTTTGAAGGCAAATATTACAGGAGGGATATTGGATTCGAGTTCGTGTAA